A region of the Pseudomonas anguilliseptica genome:
TGTCAGTATCCAGGCTGCGGGGGTCACTGACGGTCAACACCGCGATATTCAAGGGCACGAAATGTGCCTCGGCCTTGTGGTTCATGGCAGGCTTCCAGTTATGGGCGATAATGCCCGCCGTTATAACACAGGCCCGCTTTCGGAGACTGCGCATGCCCGCTTCCGCAACCCTGCCGCGCTGTTCTGTCTTGCTGCTTTCCGGCGGCCGTGGGCAACGTATGGGCGGTGCCGACAAAGGCCTGCTCGACTGGCAAGGCCGTCCGCTGATTGCCTGGTTGCACGAGCTGGTGCGGCCCTTGACCGACGACCTGATCATCTCCTGCAACCGCAACACCGAGCGCTATGCGCCCTTTGCTGATCGGTTAGTTGCAGATGGTCCTTCTGACAATGGCAATGGCAACTTCCAAGGCCCGCTGGCAGGCATACGTGCCGGTCTGCGCATCGCGCGCCAGGAGAATCTGTTGGTATTGCCGTGTGATGCGCCACAACTCGACAGGCCGCTGCTGGAGGCACTACTGCGCCTGGCCGGTCAGCGCGCAGTCGTAGTGCGCCAAGGTGAGTTTCTCGAGCCGTTGTTCAGCGTTATTCCTCGGGCACTGCATGCCGGCCTGGAACAGGCCTGGCAAGCCGGTGAGCGCAGCCCGCAACGCTGGTTGCGCAGCCTTGATCCATTGACAGTCGAGTGTCCACTCGGTGACCCTCGCCTGGCCAACCTAAACACCCCGGACTTGCTAGGCGACACGCGGATAAAGGCCAACAAGGGAACTTGATTGGCAAAATTTCGTCACAAGCAGGGTAAAAACCTCTATCAATCAAGGAGAAACCCATGTCTCAGCGGATTATTCCAGCATTGCTGCTTACCTTGGGCCTGGTCGCGCTGACTGGTTGCGCGTCCCCGACTGTAATCACCCTCAATGATGGCCGCGAAATTCAGACCATCGACGAGCCGAATTATGACGAAGATTCGGGCTTCTACGAATTCGAACAACTCGATGGTAAACGCGCCAAGGTCAACAAGGATCAAGTGCGTACCGTCAAAGAGCTGTAAGAAAATGCCCCAGGCGCTGCCAGGTACTTTTGCTCGGCGCCTGGGCGCTGAGCGATACATGCAAAGCGTTTGGCCAATAGAAAAAATAAGCCCTAACCCCTTGTACGGTAAAACTTTCTCAGTAGAATCTTGAGCCATTCGGAGTGTAGCGCAGCTTGGTAGCGCGTCTCGTTCGGGACGAGAAGGTCGCAGGTTCGAATCCTGTCTCTCGACCAGAACCCATAAAAAAGCCCGCTTAATCGCGGGCTTTTTTATGCCTGTGGCAAAGGCTATTGCAGACTTTCGAATGCCTGCACCAGGGCCTTGCTCAGGTCTATAGTGGAGAACTTGGTCAGCACGTCATTGGCGCCGACCGCCTTGGCTTTTTCGGTGTTCATGGTGCTGTCGAGCGAGGTGTGCAATAGCACATAGATCTGGCCGATATCCGGCTTCTTGCGCAGCGTGCGTACCAGGTCGTAGCCATCCATTTCCGGCATTTCGATATCCGAGACCAGCACCTCGATGGGTTCCCCGGCATCGAATTGCCGCTGCAGCAACTCAAGTGCGTCGGCGGCGCTGCGCACCATCTGGCAATCCAGTTCCAGCTTACGCAGGGTAATCATCGTCTGGTGCAATGCGACGTGCGAGTCATCCACCACCAGTACGCGACGCCCTTTGAGCAGCGCCCGCTCACGTTCTGAGAGCAACTGCTCGTCCAGCTCCTCGATAATCATCGGCGCGAGCTCGTGCAGCACTTTCTCGATATCGAGAATCTGCACAATCTTGCCGTCGATCTGCGTCACCCCAGTGATAAAGGCTTTGCTGCCGGAACCTGCCGGCGGCGGACGAACATCGCGGGTGTAGCACTGCACGATGCGCTCCACGCTTTGCACATGCAGGCCCTGACGCGAGCGGCTGAGTTCGGTGACGATCAGGCAACCATCATT
Encoded here:
- the mobA gene encoding molybdenum cofactor guanylyltransferase MobA; amino-acid sequence: MPASATLPRCSVLLLSGGRGQRMGGADKGLLDWQGRPLIAWLHELVRPLTDDLIISCNRNTERYAPFADRLVADGPSDNGNGNFQGPLAGIRAGLRIARQENLLVLPCDAPQLDRPLLEALLRLAGQRAVVVRQGEFLEPLFSVIPRALHAGLEQAWQAGERSPQRWLRSLDPLTVECPLGDPRLANLNTPDLLGDTRIKANKGT
- a CDS encoding YgdI/YgdR family lipoprotein; this encodes MSQRIIPALLLTLGLVALTGCASPTVITLNDGREIQTIDEPNYDEDSGFYEFEQLDGKRAKVNKDQVRTVKEL
- a CDS encoding chemotaxis protein CheV; protein product: MSMVLGDALSLLLFRLHSGRLLGINLLKVQEIIPCPTLSKLPSRHPHVRGVATLRGSALTVIDLAKAIGEQGVPGNNDGCLIVTELSRSRQGLHVQSVERIVQCYTRDVRPPPAGSGSKAFITGVTQIDGKIVQILDIEKVLHELAPMIIEELDEQLLSERERALLKGRRVLVVDDSHVALHQTMITLRKLELDCQMVRSAADALELLQRQFDAGEPIEVLVSDIEMPEMDGYDLVRTLRKKPDIGQIYVLLHTSLDSTMNTEKAKAVGANDVLTKFSTIDLSKALVQAFESLQ